In the Phycisphaerae bacterium genome, one interval contains:
- a CDS encoding TolC family protein: MNADLRSATPQPSSACVILVCLVCVVSIVGCHDAVTHWTDRSVYKAIRDGQQAALGETSNAYIGDPHEPVRPSGAMYDFEPHPVTPEIPSEFRTGAPSQPEAAAQPTASSPVPGEESPIASPPPPASPVSPEDASPPVPSADDTSQIPTPAAESAEAAQLSNTAEESAQPVLTPDIYPPDVREHVEVFTLRDAIAAGIESARTLQDAREDLYLAALDLTLERHLWTPQFVANFSADYANEGEAALFAQTLNATSDVGFSQRLPYGGTVTARVISNLVRDLHERVTTAETGSVILEAAIPLLRGSGRVAYESRYQAERNLIYAVRNYERFRRSFIVDVAARYFDLQQNKAAINNTYKSYVSRLKDWQRAEFINRLGQSRSVFEAPRAKSILRQAEAQLVSAKERYESALDQFKIFLGLPVSKLLNVVSQDEDEQSQSLDLMLPDVELDTAEEVAIRLRLDLLNEADSVNDVRRAVVVARNQILPDLDVRGSADLGTPPDRYNVVGFNTDQTRWEAGVELRLDDRKTERNSYRAALINLRRSERRFDEARDRVRADVRSAVRQIGQQAEVRNIQALNVEENQYRLDAARAQFELGKTTNQDVVDAENDLLTARNSLASAVAAYRNAILLFRLDTGTLRIADDGTFSPEMFVLPAEPAGP; encoded by the coding sequence ATGAACGCCGATCTTCGCTCCGCAACCCCCCAGCCGAGTTCCGCCTGCGTCATACTTGTTTGTCTGGTCTGCGTCGTATCCATTGTTGGATGCCACGATGCCGTCACCCACTGGACCGACCGCTCGGTGTACAAGGCCATTCGCGACGGTCAACAGGCGGCCCTGGGCGAGACATCCAACGCCTACATCGGTGATCCGCATGAGCCGGTGCGGCCTTCCGGGGCCATGTACGATTTCGAGCCCCATCCGGTGACGCCGGAGATTCCCTCCGAGTTTCGCACGGGAGCCCCTTCCCAGCCCGAAGCGGCGGCACAGCCGACGGCGTCAAGCCCGGTCCCCGGGGAAGAGTCGCCGATTGCCTCGCCCCCCCCACCGGCATCGCCCGTATCGCCGGAAGACGCTTCGCCGCCCGTTCCCTCCGCGGACGACACGTCGCAAATACCAACGCCCGCTGCCGAGTCCGCTGAAGCCGCGCAGTTAAGCAACACGGCCGAGGAGAGTGCTCAGCCGGTTCTCACGCCGGACATTTACCCCCCGGATGTCCGCGAGCATGTCGAGGTGTTTACCTTGAGGGATGCGATCGCCGCCGGGATCGAGAGCGCCCGCACTCTTCAGGACGCCCGCGAGGATCTCTACCTTGCGGCCCTGGACCTGACCCTCGAACGACATCTCTGGACACCGCAGTTCGTGGCCAATTTCTCGGCGGATTACGCCAACGAGGGGGAGGCCGCGCTGTTTGCCCAGACGCTGAACGCGACGAGCGACGTGGGATTCTCTCAGCGCCTTCCTTACGGCGGGACGGTCACGGCCCGGGTCATCAGCAACCTGGTTCGCGATCTTCACGAACGGGTCACCACCGCGGAAACGGGCTCGGTGATTCTCGAAGCCGCGATCCCCCTGCTGCGGGGATCGGGTCGCGTGGCGTATGAGTCCCGCTACCAGGCGGAACGAAACCTCATCTACGCGGTACGCAACTACGAGCGTTTCCGGCGATCGTTCATCGTCGATGTCGCCGCCCGTTATTTCGACCTTCAACAGAACAAGGCGGCGATCAACAACACCTACAAGAGCTACGTGAGCCGCCTCAAAGACTGGCAGCGGGCCGAGTTCATCAACCGACTGGGGCAATCTCGTTCGGTCTTCGAGGCCCCCCGCGCCAAGTCCATTCTTCGGCAGGCGGAAGCCCAACTGGTCAGCGCCAAGGAGCGCTACGAATCGGCCCTGGACCAGTTCAAGATCTTTCTCGGCCTGCCCGTCTCCAAGCTGCTCAACGTGGTCAGCCAGGACGAGGATGAGCAGAGCCAGTCCCTCGACTTGATGCTCCCCGATGTGGAGCTCGACACGGCGGAGGAAGTGGCGATACGCCTGCGCTTGGATTTGCTCAATGAAGCTGACAGCGTCAATGACGTTCGTCGCGCCGTCGTCGTGGCCCGAAACCAGATTCTTCCCGATCTGGACGTGAGGGGTTCGGCCGATCTTGGCACACCACCCGACCGTTACAACGTCGTGGGATTCAACACCGACCAGACCCGCTGGGAAGCCGGTGTCGAACTGCGACTTGACGATCGCAAGACCGAGCGGAATTCGTACCGCGCCGCACTCATCAACCTGCGACGGAGTGAGCGGCGCTTCGACGAAGCTCGTGACAGGGTCCGTGCCGACGTGCGCAGCGCCGTCCGGCAAATCGGTCAACAGGCTGAGGTCCGCAATATTCAGGCGCTTAACGTCGAGGAGAACCAATACCGACTCGACGCCGCCCGTGCTCAATTCGAGCTGGGAAAGACCACCAACCAGGACGTCGTCGACGCCGAAAATGATCTGCTCACCGCTCGAAACAGCCTGGCCTCGGCCGTCGCCGCCTACCGGAACGCCATTCTGCTTTTCCGTCTTGATACGGGTACGTTACGGATCGCCGATGACGGCACGTTCTCTCCGGAGATGTTCGTGTTGCCGGCCGAACCGGCCGGTCCGTAG
- a CDS encoding PEP-CTERM sorting domain-containing protein has protein sequence MLYRKISNCVLALCFLGVMSSSAAAVDFLSFNYGNLDGGFNSGSLLFTAVDDADANGNVSRIIAPSGNALFAGTVPASGFPGAAAFGLSMNLSAVTSMSANGSGSLTLTDIDGDTFTATIMGTWTNTGGSATFNGLLTNVIPTNSSTDGTFDGNSGAGFSMTFPSAPPYMGASVVLGFGNWFTDGQGVAQSFSGATTLASGAIVPEPATLGLLGVGALALVVRSRNRKK, from the coding sequence ATGCTGTACCGGAAGATCAGCAATTGTGTATTGGCCCTGTGTTTCCTGGGCGTGATGAGCTCGAGCGCGGCCGCGGTTGATTTCTTGTCTTTCAACTACGGCAATCTGGATGGCGGCTTCAATTCCGGATCGCTGCTCTTCACGGCCGTGGATGACGCGGATGCCAACGGAAACGTTTCGCGCATCATCGCACCGTCGGGCAACGCCTTGTTCGCCGGAACGGTGCCTGCTTCCGGTTTCCCGGGGGCGGCGGCGTTTGGTCTGAGCATGAACCTTTCCGCCGTTACGAGCATGAGTGCCAACGGCAGCGGCTCACTGACGCTGACGGATATTGACGGTGATACGTTCACCGCCACGATCATGGGCACGTGGACGAACACGGGCGGATCAGCGACCTTCAACGGCCTGCTGACCAATGTGATACCGACGAACTCGTCGACCGACGGCACGTTCGACGGAAACTCGGGTGCGGGATTCTCGATGACTTTCCCGTCGGCGCCTCCCTATATGGGGGCGAGCGTCGTACTGGGCTTCGGCAACTGGTTCACGGATGGCCAGGGCGTGGCGCAGAGCTTCAGTGGTGCCACGACGTTGGCTTCGGGAGCCATCGTTCCCGAGCCGGCGACGCTCGGTCTGCTGGGCGTCGGAGCGCTGGCTCTGGTAGTTCGTTCGCGGAATCGCAAGAAGTAG
- a CDS encoding ABC transporter ATP-binding protein: MIASVRKLTKVYGTPGGKVSVHALRGIDIDFVEGESVAICGQSGSGKSTLLNLLGCLDRPTSGQYFLGDTDVSQLDDDELSDIRGRHIGFVFQNFNLIPQLTVLENLEVPLFYQGSPPAVRRQKAEELIEMVGLGERGHHRPMELSGGQQQRAAIARSLINDPLIILADEPTGNLDSQTGEMILSVFDRLHAEGRTVIMVTHEPDVAARCDRTIWFRDGSVLSDERRSGQQAPQVSAATA, encoded by the coding sequence ATGATTGCTTCCGTCAGAAAGCTCACGAAGGTCTACGGCACACCCGGCGGCAAGGTCAGCGTCCATGCCCTGCGCGGCATCGACATCGATTTCGTGGAGGGCGAGTCGGTGGCCATCTGTGGACAGAGCGGCTCCGGCAAGAGCACGCTGCTGAATCTGCTCGGATGTCTCGACCGCCCCACTTCCGGCCAGTACTTTCTTGGCGACACCGACGTCTCGCAGCTTGACGATGACGAGCTCTCAGACATTCGTGGCCGGCATATCGGCTTCGTATTCCAGAACTTCAATCTCATTCCGCAGTTGACGGTCCTGGAGAATCTGGAAGTTCCGCTGTTTTACCAGGGTTCACCGCCGGCTGTACGTCGCCAGAAGGCAGAAGAGCTTATCGAGATGGTCGGACTCGGGGAGCGAGGCCACCATCGCCCGATGGAGCTGTCCGGAGGACAGCAGCAGCGTGCGGCCATCGCTCGGTCGCTCATCAACGATCCGCTGATCATTCTCGCCGATGAGCCGACCGGGAACCTCGATTCCCAGACGGGAGAGATGATCCTCTCCGTCTTCGACCGCCTCCATGCCGAGGGACGAACCGTCATCATGGTGACACACGAGCCGGATGTGGCCGCCCGTTGCGACCGAACCATCTGGTTCCGCGACGGCTCGGTTTTGAGCGACGAACGTCGATCCGGCCAACAAGCCCCGCAGGTTTCTGCCGCGACCGCCTGA
- a CDS encoding acyl-CoA/acyl-ACP dehydrogenase has translation MGIDFTLSDEQREMQRVARLFAEKELRPVVEQADRLANPWEGFLATKPVYKRAYELGLAMAFVPRAYGGIGASNVDYQIVAEEICAVDPGFGCTLLVNGLTLLPILWYGSDEQRDQWLRAATSDPEKTFIGGWIVSEPSGTANFDGDGPLPAGINVTATYDKANDEYVLNGRKMWNTNGCGWDRRGADVCVVIARTDPESGGTRGLSAFIVPRGTKGFETTGILDTLGHRTTVQPELLFDHCRIPACNLLPGSKGNGDLCLTKAFTWSGPVAGIAAVGVMRAAFQYVLEWSRNYTGGGTHPIIHHQNVGYMLANIKMKIEAARYLSWRAAHYLDCHDGEGQEAAALSKIFNGELAVSALNDAMRLMGVNSYLRDYPLERHMRDALCFPIYDAGNMGMQRRRLHGIIADSSYNPMALAENLAMRFRKSMLGLDSRAGHHVS, from the coding sequence ATGGGCATCGATTTCACGCTTTCGGACGAACAGCGCGAGATGCAGCGCGTTGCGCGACTGTTCGCAGAGAAGGAGCTGCGGCCGGTCGTGGAACAGGCCGACCGATTGGCGAACCCCTGGGAGGGGTTCCTGGCGACGAAGCCCGTGTACAAGCGGGCGTACGAACTGGGGCTGGCGATGGCGTTCGTGCCGCGCGCGTACGGGGGCATCGGGGCCTCGAACGTCGACTACCAGATCGTGGCCGAGGAAATCTGCGCGGTCGATCCTGGATTCGGATGCACGCTGCTGGTCAACGGGCTGACCCTGCTTCCCATCCTCTGGTACGGCAGCGACGAGCAGCGGGATCAGTGGCTGCGGGCTGCAACAAGTGATCCGGAGAAGACGTTCATCGGCGGGTGGATCGTGAGTGAACCCTCCGGGACGGCCAATTTCGACGGCGATGGGCCCCTGCCGGCCGGCATCAACGTTACCGCGACTTACGACAAGGCCAACGACGAGTACGTCCTGAACGGTCGGAAGATGTGGAACACCAACGGGTGCGGCTGGGATCGGCGCGGAGCCGATGTCTGCGTGGTGATCGCGCGGACGGATCCCGAGTCTGGGGGGACGCGCGGACTCTCCGCGTTCATTGTCCCGCGTGGCACGAAGGGATTCGAGACCACCGGCATCCTTGACACGCTGGGCCACCGCACAACAGTTCAGCCCGAACTGCTTTTCGACCATTGCCGGATTCCGGCCTGTAACCTCCTCCCGGGCAGCAAGGGGAACGGCGACCTCTGCCTCACCAAGGCATTCACGTGGAGCGGTCCGGTGGCGGGAATTGCCGCCGTCGGAGTCATGCGGGCGGCGTTCCAATACGTGCTCGAGTGGTCGCGAAACTACACCGGCGGCGGAACCCACCCGATCATCCATCATCAGAATGTGGGCTACATGTTGGCCAACATCAAGATGAAGATCGAAGCCGCTCGGTATCTTTCCTGGAGAGCGGCCCATTACCTTGATTGCCATGACGGTGAAGGCCAGGAAGCCGCGGCGCTGTCCAAGATTTTCAACGGGGAATTGGCCGTCTCGGCCCTGAACGATGCCATGCGGCTCATGGGTGTCAACAGTTATCTGCGCGATTACCCCTTGGAGCGGCACATGCGTGATGCGTTGTGTTTTCCGATCTATGACGCGGGGAACATGGGAATGCAGCGGCGCAGGCTTCACGGGATCATCGCGGATTCCAGCTACAATCCGATGGCTCTGGCTGAGAACCTTGCGATGCGATTCCGCAAGTCGATGCTCGGTCTTGACTCCCGGGCGGGACATCACGTCTCATAA
- the truA gene encoding tRNA pseudouridine(38-40) synthase TruA gives MRNSGARNICLWVAYDGTDFHGWQHQDGQRTVQAELQSAAQSVVRHPVTLIGSGRTDAGVHALGHVDSFLTTSTIDCERLRRAMQSRLPPDVTVLDALEVSPAFHPGFAAISKLYRYRILPADRKPSGRDNQRFVTVIWHPVDVGRMAGAARQFVGTHDFSAMTPLSTVRQTMVRTVFRCEIEQHRDEIRVSVEGDGFLYKQVRTMVGTLLEVARGRWDADDVSQILSSRDRTKAGATAPPQGLGLMWVRYPAEVLRPAGLGGASEPASVELQSGTPGAAGAANPPENNPVDE, from the coding sequence ATGAGAAATTCCGGGGCGCGCAATATCTGCCTCTGGGTAGCCTACGACGGAACTGATTTCCACGGCTGGCAGCATCAGGACGGGCAGCGCACCGTGCAGGCGGAACTGCAATCTGCCGCACAGTCGGTCGTCCGTCACCCGGTGACCCTGATCGGTAGCGGACGCACGGACGCTGGCGTTCACGCCCTCGGGCACGTCGATAGTTTTCTGACGACCAGCACGATCGATTGCGAGCGCCTCCGCCGGGCGATGCAGAGCCGACTACCCCCTGACGTTACCGTCCTGGACGCACTCGAGGTCTCCCCGGCATTTCACCCTGGATTCGCCGCGATTTCCAAACTCTACCGTTACCGGATTCTGCCCGCGGATCGAAAGCCCTCCGGCCGGGACAACCAACGGTTCGTGACCGTGATCTGGCACCCCGTGGACGTGGGACGCATGGCCGGCGCGGCCCGTCAGTTCGTGGGCACCCACGATTTCAGTGCCATGACCCCGCTCAGCACTGTTCGCCAGACGATGGTGCGCACGGTTTTTCGCTGCGAGATCGAGCAGCATCGTGACGAAATCCGGGTTAGTGTCGAAGGCGACGGATTCCTCTATAAGCAGGTCCGGACCATGGTCGGAACGCTGCTCGAGGTAGCGCGTGGCCGGTGGGACGCCGACGACGTATCGCAGATTCTCTCCAGCCGGGATCGGACGAAGGCGGGAGCAACGGCCCCGCCACAGGGACTGGGTTTGATGTGGGTCCGGTATCCGGCTGAAGTACTGCGTCCGGCGGGATTGGGTGGCGCGTCGGAGCCGGCCTCGGTTGAACTCCAATCCGGAACGCCGGGCGCCGCGGGCGCGGCAAATCCCCCCGAGAACAATCCGGTCGACGAATGA
- a CDS encoding glycosyltransferase family 4 protein: MKICHIITRMIVGGAQENTLLTCRGLHERGHEVILLSGPETGPEGSLWEQAQAVGFRTVILGSLRRAVRPLRDWRARSDIRRLLKGINPDVVHTHSSKAGILGRDAAHGAGVPLVLHTIHGMSFNRTQSPLVQRFYRMLEKRAARKTDVFICVADAMRQQAVAAGLGPAEKFITVRSGIETERYMPSEETRRHVRASWGLVEEATVIGTVARLFDNKGYEELIEAMPSIVARHPAARFVWVGDGRNRPVYERRLADLGLRDRVRILGLVRPEEIPGLIAGFDLLVHASRWEGLPRAVVQALLLEVPAVAFDIDGAPEVIREGETGWVVPLGDVSALADAVVRLADNPQRRREFGRRGRSLCLHEFDWRRMVEQLEKAYSRSQGGGAPMSEIGSNSTLRTEKISPSHQ; the protein is encoded by the coding sequence ATGAAGATCTGTCACATCATCACGCGAATGATCGTCGGCGGCGCCCAGGAGAACACCCTGCTGACCTGTCGTGGACTCCACGAGCGCGGCCACGAGGTCATTCTGTTATCGGGGCCGGAGACCGGACCGGAAGGATCGCTTTGGGAGCAAGCCCAAGCGGTGGGGTTCCGAACGGTGATTCTAGGCAGTCTTCGCCGCGCCGTTCGACCGCTCCGCGATTGGCGAGCACGAAGCGACATCCGGCGACTTCTAAAGGGCATCAACCCGGATGTCGTGCACACACACAGCAGCAAGGCCGGCATACTCGGTCGCGACGCGGCTCACGGCGCGGGCGTTCCGCTTGTCCTGCACACGATTCATGGAATGAGCTTCAATCGGACGCAATCGCCCCTGGTTCAGCGTTTCTACCGCATGCTGGAGAAACGTGCGGCGCGGAAAACCGACGTGTTTATCTGCGTGGCGGATGCCATGAGGCAACAGGCGGTGGCCGCCGGACTCGGCCCGGCCGAGAAGTTCATTACCGTGCGATCCGGAATCGAAACCGAACGATACATGCCGAGCGAAGAAACCCGGCGCCACGTTCGGGCTTCCTGGGGGCTCGTCGAAGAAGCCACTGTCATCGGCACCGTTGCCCGCCTGTTCGACAACAAGGGCTATGAGGAGTTGATCGAGGCGATGCCGAGCATTGTCGCCCGACATCCGGCGGCCCGATTCGTCTGGGTCGGGGATGGGCGGAACCGGCCCGTCTATGAGCGCCGGCTTGCGGATCTCGGCCTACGGGATCGGGTCCGCATCCTGGGGCTGGTCCGCCCTGAGGAGATCCCAGGGCTGATAGCCGGTTTTGATCTGCTCGTTCATGCCTCCCGTTGGGAAGGACTTCCCCGGGCGGTGGTCCAGGCTCTGTTGCTTGAAGTACCCGCCGTTGCGTTCGATATCGACGGTGCGCCCGAGGTCATCCGCGAGGGCGAGACCGGGTGGGTCGTTCCGCTGGGCGATGTCTCAGCGCTGGCCGATGCGGTCGTTCGACTTGCCGATAACCCGCAGCGGCGCCGCGAGTTCGGACGGCGCGGCCGTTCGCTTTGCCTCCACGAGTTCGACTGGCGAAGAATGGTGGAGCAGCTGGAAAAGGCCTATTCCCGGTCCCAGGGAGGCGGCGCTCCAATGTCCGAAATCGGGTCGAACAGTACATTGAGAACCGAAAAGATTTCTCCGAGTCATCAATGA
- a CDS encoding efflux RND transporter periplasmic adaptor subunit, protein MTSSPSTAAPAGSRSVIAAESRKAKRRTARPVLIVALSILLAGILGGAGWAAWSLREQQATIASADKFTVIPRTFDVVLKEKGELKAAKSTDIICEVEGRTTIISLIEEGAYVEPGDVLVRLASDAIEQRIQEEELKEANAVTAYEAAKTELDIQRDKNASDIRKALLDIQLKELELDKYLKGEWVQQRRDADIAIEQAEITLKNADEDYQASQQLYDRDFTTKTDYQQAEFAYKKAGWDLQKAQLAKTVLTDYTHVAQLTKLQSDLEEARKEHDRVDKNAKAEETKKQRDMEGKKRELELIQSQLAKLRTQLSKTTIVAPTAGFVVYGSGDSGFRWGNNDQIREGAEVYERQVLMQVPDTSRMLVVVRVHESKTDRLALGQPARVTVEGVPNREFTGTVTKIGVVAATQSRWLNPDLKEYETEISLDPSEVPLKPGNTALATILVETVTDKLAVPVQAIYNRGRQRYVFKQDGADIEPTSITLGATGTEFAEVSAGLQPGDQVLLAFGDNLKRMIPETGPENGRPGGPPAGAGGSRRGRPSGAPAQAPRGGAQGRPTRPAGVAPAEKATQKPESDSEKNADATAPKGDDDKATITVKPKGTEGEATAPQPNATH, encoded by the coding sequence ATGACCAGCTCACCATCGACCGCAGCGCCCGCCGGCAGCCGATCCGTTATCGCCGCTGAAAGCAGAAAGGCGAAGCGTCGAACCGCCCGCCCTGTCCTCATTGTCGCCCTTTCGATCCTCCTCGCCGGAATTCTGGGCGGCGCCGGGTGGGCGGCATGGTCCCTGCGCGAACAGCAGGCCACCATCGCCTCCGCTGACAAGTTCACCGTCATTCCACGGACATTTGACGTCGTCCTCAAAGAGAAGGGCGAGCTCAAGGCGGCCAAGTCCACCGACATCATCTGCGAGGTCGAGGGACGCACGACGATCATCAGCCTCATCGAGGAAGGCGCCTATGTCGAACCGGGTGACGTGCTCGTGCGGCTTGCCAGCGACGCCATCGAACAGCGCATCCAGGAGGAGGAATTAAAGGAAGCCAACGCCGTCACGGCTTACGAAGCGGCCAAGACCGAGCTCGACATTCAGCGCGACAAGAACGCCAGCGACATCCGCAAGGCGCTTCTGGATATTCAGCTCAAGGAGCTCGAGCTCGACAAGTATCTCAAAGGTGAGTGGGTGCAGCAGCGACGCGACGCCGACATCGCCATCGAACAGGCCGAGATCACGCTGAAGAACGCCGACGAGGACTATCAGGCCTCGCAGCAGTTGTACGATCGGGATTTCACCACGAAAACGGACTACCAGCAGGCCGAGTTCGCCTACAAGAAGGCCGGATGGGATCTTCAGAAAGCGCAGCTCGCCAAGACTGTTCTCACGGACTACACCCACGTCGCCCAGCTCACGAAGTTGCAGTCTGACCTGGAAGAGGCGCGCAAGGAACACGACCGCGTGGATAAGAACGCCAAGGCCGAGGAGACCAAGAAGCAGCGCGATATGGAGGGCAAGAAACGCGAACTCGAGCTCATCCAATCGCAGCTCGCCAAGCTTCGCACGCAGTTGTCCAAGACCACGATCGTCGCTCCCACGGCCGGGTTCGTCGTCTATGGATCGGGCGACAGCGGTTTCCGCTGGGGAAATAACGATCAGATTCGCGAGGGCGCCGAGGTCTACGAGCGGCAGGTGCTCATGCAGGTGCCGGACACCTCGCGCATGCTTGTTGTTGTTCGTGTGCACGAATCCAAGACGGACCGGCTCGCCCTTGGACAGCCGGCGCGCGTCACGGTGGAAGGTGTTCCCAACCGCGAGTTCACGGGAACCGTCACCAAGATTGGTGTCGTCGCCGCAACCCAATCCCGCTGGCTGAACCCCGACCTCAAGGAGTACGAAACGGAGATTTCCCTCGATCCGTCCGAGGTGCCGCTGAAGCCCGGCAACACGGCCCTGGCGACGATTCTTGTCGAGACGGTGACGGACAAGCTGGCCGTCCCCGTTCAGGCCATTTACAACCGAGGACGGCAGCGCTACGTGTTCAAACAGGACGGAGCCGACATCGAGCCGACGAGCATCACGCTCGGTGCAACGGGGACCGAGTTTGCGGAAGTCTCAGCCGGACTGCAACCGGGGGACCAGGTACTGCTCGCATTCGGCGACAACCTCAAGCGGATGATCCCTGAAACCGGACCCGAGAACGGCCGACCCGGCGGACCACCGGCGGGTGCCGGTGGGTCGCGCCGCGGACGACCGTCCGGCGCCCCGGCGCAGGCTCCTCGAGGAGGTGCCCAGGGGCGACCCACCCGTCCTGCCGGCGTCGCACCTGCGGAAAAGGCCACCCAGAAGCCCGAATCGGATTCCGAGAAGAACGCCGATGCCACCGCTCCGAAGGGCGACGACGACAAGGCGACCATTACGGTGAAACCGAAAGGGACGGAAGGCGAGGCCACCGCGCCCCAGCCCAACGCCACGCATTGA
- a CDS encoding sigma-70 family RNA polymerase sigma factor — MLKAEMSVEMLWKKYLKDRDVELRNQLVVYYSHLVHTHAARLARKLPAQVSYDEICSAAFDGLIEAVEAYDPERKAKFETFCQQRISGAVMDWLRSLDPQSRTVRTFEKRRLMVKEALGTDLDHAPSQADLAARMRMTVDRFDYLCRLSQLGKEVHFSAMEPSDDHRHEGTGHSWDTRDPRSEDPASPVTREILADHLTRGLAREERLVLILYYFEDMTMAEIGAVLNLSESRVSQIHKEILTRLRHRFGGSLCEELVA, encoded by the coding sequence ATGCTCAAGGCAGAGATGTCGGTGGAAATGCTCTGGAAGAAGTACCTCAAGGATCGGGATGTCGAACTCCGCAATCAACTCGTCGTCTATTACAGCCACCTGGTTCATACGCATGCCGCCCGGCTGGCCCGCAAGCTTCCCGCACAAGTGTCCTACGACGAAATTTGCAGTGCCGCTTTCGACGGATTGATCGAGGCGGTCGAAGCCTACGATCCGGAGCGTAAGGCCAAGTTCGAGACATTCTGCCAGCAGCGTATATCCGGAGCCGTGATGGACTGGCTTCGCAGCCTGGACCCGCAAAGCCGGACCGTCCGCACGTTCGAAAAGCGACGCCTCATGGTCAAGGAAGCGCTTGGAACGGACCTGGATCACGCCCCGTCGCAGGCGGACCTCGCCGCCCGCATGCGGATGACCGTCGATCGATTCGATTATCTCTGCCGCCTGTCCCAACTGGGCAAGGAAGTTCATTTCAGCGCCATGGAACCCAGTGACGACCATCGTCACGAGGGAACCGGCCACTCCTGGGACACGCGCGATCCACGCAGCGAAGACCCGGCGTCGCCCGTCACCCGGGAGATCCTCGCCGACCATCTCACTCGCGGTCTGGCGCGGGAAGAACGGCTCGTGCTGATCCTCTACTACTTCGAAGACATGACCATGGCCGAGATCGGCGCGGTGCTGAACCTCTCGGAGTCCCGCGTCAGCCAGATCCACAAGGAGATCCTCACCAGGCTCCGCCACCGGTTCGGCGGATCCCTCTGCGAGGAGCTGGTCGCCTGA